From Syntrophaceae bacterium, one genomic window encodes:
- a CDS encoding ABC transporter permease, which translates to MKALNRKVLRDLRLMRGQALAIAIVITSGMAAFVMFIGAMESLTATRDRFYRDYAFADVFVSLKRAPESLRSRIAAIPGVSVAETRVVAPVKLDITGFPEPVTAQMISVPEHGSPLLNRLYIRSGRMPDPARDDETVVSETFAQAHGFKPGDRIGAIINGRKKNLVITGVGLSPEFVLIMRPEALSPDFKRFGILWMGRKALGKSYNMDGAFNDVVMAVQPGADTGRIITELDVILARYGGLGAYARKDQISNRMLSEEFRMLRRSAEIYPTIFILVAAFLLNVVISRTVSIQREQIAALKAFGYENADIAIHYAKLVILIVLLGLAGGSVLGIWLEQRMGQLYMEVYRFPSLVLRINPLTMLAATGISVLSALAGTLHAVWRAARETPAEAMRPEPPAKYRVSYLERIGIGRWLSQPSRIILRNVERKPVRTLLSILGIAVACATMLTSGFFSDAVNYLVQVQFRVSQKEDMTVAFVEPTSRRVVYDLAGLDGVYRVEGFRQVPVRFRFGHRSYKTVIDGVEPDGRLHNQLNDKGKPVPIPSSGLLLGDYLGELLGVKPGDTVTVEVLEGNREVLQIPVGAMSKQFIGTTGTMDLAALNRLLRQGDAVSGAYLTADTNKWEELYRQFIRMPRVSGITLRTNEIRNFYDVQAKGMLFFTFVATLMACSIAVGVVYNSARIALSERSRELSSLRVLGYTRGEVSYILLGELGLLVLTAIPLGFLIGYSLCVLIAWALANDLFRIPMVLDPPTYSMAAAVVLISAVVSALIVRRKLDRLDLVEVLKTRE; encoded by the coding sequence ATGAAGGCGCTGAACCGGAAGGTCCTCCGGGACCTGCGTCTCATGAGGGGGCAGGCCCTGGCCATCGCGATCGTCATCACGAGCGGCATGGCGGCCTTCGTCATGTTCATCGGCGCCATGGAATCCCTTACGGCGACGCGGGACCGCTTCTACCGGGACTATGCCTTCGCCGATGTCTTCGTCTCCCTGAAGCGGGCCCCGGAGAGCCTGCGGAGCCGCATTGCCGCGATCCCCGGCGTCTCCGTCGCGGAGACCCGCGTGGTGGCCCCGGTCAAGCTGGACATCACGGGCTTCCCCGAGCCGGTGACGGCCCAGATGATATCGGTCCCGGAGCACGGCAGCCCCCTCCTCAACCGGCTCTACATCCGGAGCGGCCGGATGCCGGATCCGGCCCGGGACGACGAGACGGTCGTCAGCGAGACCTTTGCCCAGGCACACGGATTCAAGCCCGGCGACCGGATCGGGGCGATCATCAACGGCCGGAAGAAAAACCTGGTCATCACCGGCGTCGGCCTCTCGCCGGAATTCGTCCTCATCATGCGGCCCGAGGCCCTCAGCCCCGATTTCAAGCGGTTCGGAATCCTCTGGATGGGCCGCAAGGCCCTGGGCAAGTCCTACAACATGGACGGTGCCTTCAACGACGTCGTCATGGCCGTGCAGCCCGGGGCCGACACGGGCCGGATCATCACCGAGCTGGACGTCATCCTGGCGCGGTACGGCGGCCTCGGCGCCTACGCCCGGAAAGACCAGATCTCGAACCGCATGCTCTCCGAGGAGTTCCGGATGCTCCGGCGGAGCGCCGAGATCTACCCGACCATCTTCATCCTGGTCGCCGCCTTCCTGCTCAACGTGGTCATCAGCCGGACTGTCAGCATCCAGCGCGAGCAGATCGCCGCCCTGAAGGCCTTCGGCTATGAAAACGCGGACATCGCCATCCACTACGCCAAACTGGTCATCCTGATCGTGCTGCTCGGGCTGGCCGGCGGCTCGGTGCTCGGCATCTGGCTGGAGCAGAGGATGGGCCAGCTCTACATGGAGGTCTACCGCTTCCCCAGCCTGGTTCTCCGGATCAACCCGCTGACGATGCTGGCGGCGACGGGCATCAGTGTGCTCTCGGCCCTGGCGGGGACGCTGCACGCCGTCTGGCGGGCGGCCCGGGAGACGCCGGCGGAGGCCATGAGGCCCGAGCCCCCGGCAAAGTACCGGGTCTCCTATCTCGAGCGGATCGGCATCGGGCGGTGGCTCTCCCAGCCCTCGCGGATCATCCTCCGGAACGTGGAGCGGAAGCCCGTCCGGACGCTCCTGTCGATCCTCGGGATCGCCGTGGCCTGCGCCACCATGCTGACGAGCGGCTTCTTCTCGGATGCCGTCAATTACCTGGTCCAGGTCCAGTTCCGGGTCTCCCAGAAGGAGGACATGACGGTGGCCTTCGTGGAGCCCACGTCCCGCCGGGTCGTCTACGACCTGGCCGGCCTGGACGGCGTCTACCGGGTGGAGGGCTTCCGCCAGGTCCCCGTGCGATTCCGCTTCGGCCACAGGAGCTACAAGACCGTCATCGACGGGGTCGAGCCGGACGGCCGCCTCCACAACCAGTTGAACGACAAGGGGAAGCCCGTTCCGATCCCCTCCTCGGGTCTCCTCCTCGGCGACTACCTGGGAGAGCTGCTCGGCGTGAAGCCCGGCGACACGGTCACGGTGGAGGTCCTGGAGGGGAACCGGGAGGTCCTCCAGATTCCCGTCGGCGCCATGAGCAAGCAGTTCATCGGAACGACCGGGACGATGGACCTGGCGGCGCTGAACCGGCTCCTCCGGCAGGGGGATGCCGTTTCCGGGGCCTACCTGACAGCGGACACGAACAAGTGGGAGGAGCTGTACCGCCAGTTCATCCGGATGCCCCGGGTCTCGGGAATCACGCTCCGGACGAACGAGATCCGCAACTTCTACGACGTCCAGGCCAAGGGCATGCTGTTCTTCACCTTCGTGGCGACCCTGATGGCCTGCTCCATCGCCGTCGGCGTCGTCTACAACAGCGCGCGGATCGCCCTGTCCGAGCGGAGCCGGGAGCTGTCGAGCCTCCGCGTGCTCGGCTACACCCGGGGAGAGGTGTCCTACATCCTCCTGGGGGAGCTGGGGCTCCTGGTCCTGACGGCCATCCCGCTCGGCTTTCTCATCGGCTACAGCCTCTGCGTGCTCATCGCCTGGGCGCTGGCGAACGACCTGTTCCGGATTCCCATGGTGCTCGATCCGCCCACGTACTCGATGGCAGCGGCCGTCGTCCTGATCTCGGCGGTCGTGTCGGCGCTCATCGTGCGCCGCAAGCTTGATCGACTGGACCTTGTTGAGGTATTGAAAACGCGCGAGTAG
- a CDS encoding HlyD family efflux transporter periplasmic adaptor subunit, giving the protein MTPVLRRRIFVITVIALAAAGTIYGFLPKAVEVELAAAKKDTLQVTIEEEGRTRLKDRFTVSAPVPGFLRRIDLNVGDAIKKGQAVAQLEPLRSPALDPRSHGEAKAAVAAAESSLKAAQEREQAARADADYAGQRHERMKNLFQRGTIARDTLDQAEADARRAGANLSSAKAAVGVARSDLERARTAGQDYSAGRAGSRGTVAVVSPVAGRVFRIYRESEGAVQQGEPLLDLGNQADLEVRVEVLSSDAVQLRKGMRVEFKRWGGDQPLTGTIRIVEPAGFTKISSLGVEEQRTLVLVDIISPPEQWQVLGDGFRLDTTFIVWEGKDILQVPASALFRSGQDWAVFVADSGRAVKRIVQVGRRSGLNAEILSGLKEGEKVIARPDDTVREGGKVKAAGR; this is encoded by the coding sequence ATGACACCCGTTCTGCGCAGAAGGATCTTCGTCATCACCGTCATCGCCCTCGCCGCCGCCGGGACGATCTACGGCTTCCTGCCCAAGGCCGTGGAGGTGGAGCTGGCCGCGGCAAAGAAGGACACGCTGCAGGTGACGATCGAGGAGGAGGGCCGGACCCGCCTCAAGGACCGCTTCACCGTCTCCGCACCGGTGCCCGGCTTCCTCCGCCGGATCGACCTGAACGTGGGCGACGCGATCAAGAAGGGGCAGGCTGTGGCGCAACTGGAGCCCCTGCGCTCCCCCGCCCTGGATCCCCGCAGCCACGGCGAGGCGAAGGCCGCCGTCGCGGCGGCGGAATCCTCGCTCAAAGCCGCCCAGGAGAGGGAGCAGGCCGCCCGGGCGGACGCCGACTATGCCGGCCAGCGCCACGAGCGCATGAAGAATCTGTTCCAGAGAGGCACCATCGCCCGCGACACGCTGGACCAGGCCGAGGCCGACGCCAGGCGGGCCGGCGCGAATCTTTCCTCCGCCAAGGCCGCCGTGGGTGTCGCCCGATCCGACCTGGAGCGGGCCCGGACCGCCGGGCAGGACTACTCGGCCGGCCGGGCGGGAAGCCGGGGCACCGTTGCCGTCGTGTCGCCTGTCGCGGGCCGCGTCTTCAGGATTTACCGGGAAAGCGAGGGGGCGGTGCAGCAGGGCGAGCCCCTGCTCGACCTGGGAAACCAGGCGGACCTTGAAGTGCGCGTGGAGGTCCTGTCGTCCGACGCGGTGCAGCTCCGCAAGGGGATGCGCGTGGAGTTCAAGCGGTGGGGAGGCGATCAGCCGCTCACGGGGACCATCCGGATCGTCGAGCCGGCGGGCTTCACGAAGATCTCCAGCCTGGGCGTGGAGGAGCAGCGGACCCTCGTTCTCGTGGACATTATCTCGCCGCCGGAGCAGTGGCAGGTTCTGGGGGACGGCTTTCGCCTCGACACGACCTTCATCGTCTGGGAGGGGAAGGACATTCTCCAGGTGCCCGCCAGCGCGCTCTTCCGCTCGGGACAGGACTGGGCCGTCTTTGTCGCCGACAGCGGCAGGGCCGTGAAACGCATCGTCCAGGTGGGCAGACGCAGCGGCCTCAACGCGGAGATCCTCTCCGGCCTCAAGGAAGGCGAAAAGGTCATCGCCCGCCCCGACGATACTGTTAGAGAGGGAGGGAAGGTGAAGGCGGCGGGGAGGTGA
- a CDS encoding Tat pathway signal protein has protein sequence MSRRKFMAAAAIGGTGVVVAGCAVNAHNAHAEYDALVQRTWRHTQGDMNSHSAQIHEIVRYATLAPSSHNTQCWKFKLGEDTVSILPDFQRRCPVVDPDDHHLFVSLGCAVENLIQAAAASGFRGEASFNVRGDESVDIALVPAKPFLSPLFDAIPSRQSTRGEFDRNPISSEDLMLLEKAGSRDGVRVHLLTERKAMEHVLDFVIQGNTAQMRNRAFVQELKDWVRFNGAHAARTGDGLFAGSSGNPSVPVWLGKILFDLFFTEGAENDKYARHIRSSAGVAVFVSERDDKSCWVETGRAFERFALQATVLGIRHAHLNQPVEVPSIRPQFANFLGVGSKRPDLIVRFGRGPEMPRSLRRPIEKVIQI, from the coding sequence ATTTCGAGAAGAAAATTCATGGCCGCGGCAGCTATTGGAGGGACCGGTGTTGTTGTCGCAGGGTGTGCTGTGAATGCACACAATGCACATGCGGAATACGACGCGTTGGTGCAACGGACTTGGCGCCACACTCAAGGCGACATGAACTCTCATTCTGCACAAATACATGAGATTGTTCGATATGCGACGCTGGCGCCTTCCAGTCACAACACACAGTGCTGGAAATTCAAGCTTGGAGAGGACACGGTTTCCATTCTTCCTGATTTCCAGCGTCGTTGTCCGGTGGTTGATCCTGACGATCATCACCTGTTCGTCAGCCTTGGTTGCGCTGTGGAAAACCTCATACAGGCTGCAGCAGCGTCAGGTTTTCGAGGCGAGGCGTCGTTCAATGTTCGTGGGGATGAGTCCGTCGATATCGCCCTGGTGCCTGCCAAGCCCTTCCTTTCTCCATTATTCGATGCCATTCCATCGCGGCAATCTACACGTGGCGAGTTCGACAGAAATCCGATATCTTCAGAAGACCTTATGTTGCTGGAGAAAGCCGGCTCCAGAGACGGTGTCCGTGTTCACCTGCTGACTGAGCGAAAAGCCATGGAGCATGTACTTGATTTCGTGATTCAGGGAAATACGGCGCAAATGCGCAACCGAGCATTTGTTCAGGAACTCAAAGACTGGGTGCGCTTCAACGGTGCTCATGCGGCCAGAACCGGTGATGGATTGTTCGCGGGATCCTCTGGAAATCCATCGGTTCCAGTATGGCTTGGTAAAATCCTGTTCGATCTGTTCTTCACGGAGGGTGCGGAAAATGACAAATATGCAAGACATATCCGCAGCTCTGCCGGAGTCGCGGTTTTTGTTTCGGAGCGGGACGACAAGTCTTGTTGGGTAGAAACGGGCCGGGCTTTTGAGCGTTTTGCGTTACAGGCCACGGTGCTTGGAATTCGGCATGCGCACCTGAACCAACCCGTCGAAGTGCCGTCGATCCGACCACAGTTCGCCAACTTCCTGGGTGTGGGCAGTAAAAGACCAGACCTTATCGTTCGCTTTGGTCGAGGGCCGGAAATGCCACGTTCTTTGCGACGTCCAATAGAAAAGGTGATTCAAATATAA
- a CDS encoding AraC family transcriptional regulator, with protein sequence MKNSVLRHTAMEYRRRICRAMNFISHNLDRDLSLEEIARTANFSMFHFHRIFKAVVGETVAEFTRRLRLELAANRLLSDRHDSITAIAMDCGFSSSQNFAKAFRQSFGMTPSAYRKSKQGNKFSKQENAFSLWIGYGSGTGFEADPEKSERMRDMNAEVKQMPEYHVAYVRRIGPYGKETCEGAFSELMRWAGPGGYLKSGETMMVYWDNPEVTPPEKCRIDACVSVPRGTTAEGQIGMQTIRGGYYAVCRFEILPDGFPQAWESAFAWLVGSGYECDDLPCYELYHNNAEEHPEGKWIFDICIPLKRR encoded by the coding sequence ATGAAAAACTCCGTCCTGCGGCACACGGCCATGGAGTACCGGAGGCGCATCTGCCGCGCCATGAACTTCATCAGCCACAACCTCGACCGGGATCTTTCCCTGGAAGAGATCGCCCGAACGGCCAATTTCTCGATGTTTCATTTCCACCGGATCTTCAAAGCCGTGGTGGGCGAGACCGTCGCGGAGTTCACCAGGAGGCTCCGCCTGGAGCTGGCCGCCAACCGGCTTCTCTCCGACCGGCATGACAGCATCACCGCGATCGCCATGGACTGCGGATTCTCGAGCTCCCAGAACTTCGCCAAAGCGTTTCGCCAGTCTTTCGGGATGACGCCCTCGGCCTATCGAAAAAGCAAGCAGGGAAACAAGTTCAGCAAGCAGGAAAACGCCTTTTCACTTTGGATCGGATACGGTTCCGGCACCGGGTTCGAAGCGGACCCGGAAAAAAGCGAAAGGATGAGAGACATGAACGCAGAAGTCAAACAAATGCCGGAGTACCATGTCGCCTACGTGCGCAGGATCGGGCCGTACGGCAAGGAAACATGCGAGGGGGCGTTCAGCGAGCTGATGCGGTGGGCGGGGCCGGGGGGTTATCTGAAATCCGGCGAGACCATGATGGTCTATTGGGACAATCCCGAAGTGACGCCGCCGGAGAAATGCCGCATCGACGCCTGCGTGAGCGTTCCCCGGGGAACGACGGCGGAAGGCCAGATCGGCATGCAGACCATCCGCGGCGGATATTACGCCGTCTGCCGCTTCGAGATCCTCCCGGACGGCTTCCCGCAGGCCTGGGAGAGCGCCTTTGCCTGGCTCGTCGGCAGCGGGTACGAGTGCGACGACCTTCCCTGCTACGAGCTGTACCACAACAACGCAGAAGAACACCCCGAGGGCAAGTGGATCTTCGACATCTGCATCCCCCTGAAGCGCCGTTGA